The Heliomicrobium gestii genome segment CGCAAATCCCTGTCAGCCAACGGTACGCCAGCCATTTTCGCCGCCTCATGGGCTTTTGAAGGGCTGGTCTTTCACATCGGACGACGTTTATTCTCGTTTACCCCTTCAAATTCTCGCTTGCGCAAAAATGGCTGAAAAGCGCAAACTTTTCGTGATATTCTCCTGCTTGGTTCTTCATTTTTATAGAATACATATAGGAGGATTTTGAATGCTTTCCCAACGCTTGCGCTATGCCGCACTGCAAGATCGCGTCGTAACTGCAGAAGAAGCGGCGTCCTGGATTGAGGACGGGATGACTCTCGGCATGAGCGGATTTACCGCCGCTGGCGACGTTAAAGTGATCCCCTTGGCTTTGGTCGAGCGTGCGAAAAAACTCGGAAAGCCGTTCAAAGTCAACGTCTATACGGGGGCGTCCATAAACTCCAAGATCGACGGCGTCCTGGCCGAATCGGGAATTGTGAACATCCGCCTCCCCTACCAATCTGAAAAGCGCATGCGCGCCGCCCTCAACAACGGTGACGTCTGCTATATCGACCAACACCTCTCCCATACGGCGGAACTGCTCCGCTCTGGGGCCATTCCGCCCGTCGACGTGGCGCTGATTGAAGCGATCGCCATCACCGAAGAGGGGTACATCGTCCCCACCACCTCTGTGGGCAACTCGCACATCTTCGTTGCTCAGGCCAAAGAGGTCATCATTGAATTGAATATGGCCCAGCCCCTGGCGCTGGAAGGCCTCCACGACGTGTATGACCCCGGCCATCAAGGTCACCGTCAGCCGATTCCTCTGACCGAAGCGGGCCAGCGCGTCGGCACGACGGCCATCGCTGTCGACCCCGCCAAGATCCGCGGCATCGTCATCACCAACCAACCCGATGTCAGCTCGGCCATCGTCCCCCCGGACGAAGAAACGGAACAGATGGCCCAGCACCTGCTCAACTTCCTCAAGGACGAAGTGGCCGCCGGTCGGCTCGGCCCGAACCTGGCGCCGCTGCAATCGGGTGTCGGCTCTGTCGCCAACGCCGTTTTTCATGGCTTCCTCAACTCGGAATTCCGTGACCTGGAGGTCTATTCGGAAGTCCTGCAAGACTCGGTCTTTCAACTGCTCGACGCCGGCAAGATCAAGATGGCCTCCGGCTGCTCCTTCACCCTCTCACCGAAAACCAACGAGTTTGTCATGGAAAACCTGGACAAATACCGCGATAAACTGGTCCTGCGTCCGCAGGAAATCTCCAATAACCCCGGCCTGATCCGCCGCCTCGGCCTGATCGCCATCAACACGGCCCTGGAGGTAGACATCTACGGCCATGTCAACTCGACCCATGTGATGGGCACCCAGATGATGAACGGCATCGGCGGCTCCGGCGACTTCGCCCGCAACGCTCGCCTCACCTTCTTCTGCACCAAGTCCTACGCTAAAAACGGCAAGATCTCCAGCATCGTGCCCATGTGCTCCCATGTGGACCACACGGAACACGACGTGGACATCATCGTCACCGAACAGGGCCTGGCTGACCTGCGCGGCCTCTCTCCCCGGGAGCGGGCCAAACGGATCATCGATAACTGCTCGCACCCCTCCTACCGCCCCCTGTTGCAGGCCTACTACGAGGAAGCCGTCGCTCGTGGCGGCCACACGCCTCACATCATTGAAAAGGCCCTCTCCTTCCACGCACGGTATGTGCAGACGGGGTCGATGTTGGAGTAGGCGGAATCCAATGCAAGCATGAATTGAACGTAAATCGAACAAAACGAGGGAGTTGGATCCATGATCCGACTCCCTCGTTTTTTCATTCCAATGCCCTGTTTATTCCGGCATGCCGCTTCCGGTGCTTCGTGCCCAAAGCATCCCTGATGCCTTTTGGCAAGTGTCCGACGTAAATTACGAATGCATTGGGATGTTTTCAAACAGCCTGGCTACACAGGCGTATCCGCCTGATTGATAAAGTATAACCCCACCAGACAAAGGGCGATGCCGAGCACTTTTTTCGCCGTCAGGGCCTCGCTGAAGAACAACACCCCGATCGGGATGATCAACAAGGCAACAGCGGTATTGGAGATAACGGGGGCGACGCTGATGTTGCCGCCGGCGCGGTAGGCGATCAAAAAGCCCATCTCCAGTCCAACGATGGAGAGTCCCAGGGCGATGCTCGTCCAGTTTACCTTGCGCAGCGATTCCATGAGTCCCCCCTCCTGGCTGAAAAAGGGGAACAGGAGTATACAAGCGGTCATCGCGGTCAGATAGGTCGTTGCCAAGGCCACAACAGGATTACTGTTCTGCGGCGTAATTTTCAAGAATAGATGGTAGGCAATGTTGGCGATGATGGTGAGTCCAATGGCGAGATAAAACAACAACAGTGACCGTTCCCTTCTTTCGACATTCCCAGCCATCATTGTAACAGATTTATCGCCTATGACGCATCCACCCCGCCCATTGCAGGAGGTGCCCCTTATACTCGTTTACAAGGTCCGTCCGTGTTCTCTGCATTCACACTTCTCCGGCTTCCGCGCCCTATCCCCCTCTGTTACGCTCCTTTGCGAAGGCTTGTGGCCAACCCATAGCCGAGGATCAACGATATTAGCACGATAAACTGCGGCTTTCCATGAACCAAATGATCATGGATCCATCCGTAAAACGATGTACCGAAGGAAAGGGCGCCATAAAACCAGACAACCCATAGGGAAATCACCAGTAGAGGTGCGGCGAATCCGAGCAGGCGCATGCCATCCATTCTCCAACGGCCCTGTCTTTGCGCTTGCCGGTACAGGTGATCCAGGCCTAAAGCGACACCGCTCAACAGATACATGGCACAGGTGAGCAGCGCCCCTTCCAGTCGTCCCCCTGCGCCTGACGCCACCTGTTCTCGCCAGTGGGATTCCACGTTCGCGCTGGTCATGAGCGACAGGATCACCACCAGGAAGTGAAGGACATTCCTTACAAAAGGAAAATCACCCCTTTTATCCACATTATCCACAGTTCTCACATCATTCACATTGCTCACATTACCCACGTTCCACACATTATCCCCATTATTCACAGAAGCCGGCTTATCCACGTCACCCACATTGTCCACACCTATCCCCTCCTCACGGACTCAAACAAGAAAACACAACGTCATCTTGGCATAAGATTACATCTAAATTTTAGCGATATATCTATATTTTTTCAATAGCACTTGCACTATCCTGCCTTATCTGCCCCTCCCTTTGCCCTTTCCCTTTGCTCGATGCTCGATTTCCGATATTCGATATTCGATATTCGATATTCGATGGTCGTTGTTCATTGATCGTTGTTCATTGGTCATTGGTCGACGCTCTCTGTTCGATACCCGATTTCGATTCCACACAAAAAAGCCAGGGGTATCGCCCCCCAGCCGCATAGAATCCCCTGCCCGTTAACGTACCAAGATTTTTTTCGCGCTCCTCAACTGCCCCGGTTCAAACCGTATTGTTCGATCAGCTTCTTCGCATCGTCATCGTACTGGTCGCAGTAAGCCGCAAATTCTTCGCCAGAGAGATACTCCGCCGGCTGACCGATCCGTTCCATATCTTTCAGATACTCCGGATCCTTGCAAATGTTTCGGAAACCGTCACGAAGCTTTTTGACGATCGCCGGATCGGTTCCGGCCGGCACAGAGAAGCCCCGTCGTATATCGGAAACAAAGGGGTAGCCCAACTCCTTGAAGGTAGGCGCCTCTTTGACCATGTCGTGCCGTTTTTCGGCGGCGATGGCCAGGGGGCGCAGCTTGTCGAGACTGCGCATCATATCATTCAGGTTGCCGATGATGGCGTCCACATGACCGCCCAAGAGAGCCACATTCTGATCGGCCGACCCCTGAAAAGGCACCGGTGTGACGGTGATGCCGAGGACATCCTGCATCTTCAACAGCGCCATATGGTGACCGGTGAAGGTGCCGACGATGCCGACGGTTAGCTTTCCTTCTCGTTTCTTCGCCTCGGTGATGAATCCATCGAGATCATCCACACGGCTTGCCTTATTGACGATGAGCATCTGGGGATCGTTGACCACCTGGGCGATGTGGATGAAGTCATCCTTCTTAAAGGTGGCCTGCGGGCTGAGCGATTGAAGGATAAAATGGGGCGCATTGATCCCGCCGATCGTGTACCCGTCGGGGCGGGCCCGGGCGATCTCGGTGAAGCCAACCTGTCCGCCTGCGCCCACCTTGTACTCAAAGGCGATGGGCTGGTTGAATTGTTTCTTCCAGTACTTTTCGACGATGCGCGCCTGAACGTCACTGGAACCGCCGGCAGTAAAGGCGATGACCAG includes the following:
- a CDS encoding acetyl-CoA hydrolase/transferase family protein, which gives rise to MLSQRLRYAALQDRVVTAEEAASWIEDGMTLGMSGFTAAGDVKVIPLALVERAKKLGKPFKVNVYTGASINSKIDGVLAESGIVNIRLPYQSEKRMRAALNNGDVCYIDQHLSHTAELLRSGAIPPVDVALIEAIAITEEGYIVPTTSVGNSHIFVAQAKEVIIELNMAQPLALEGLHDVYDPGHQGHRQPIPLTEAGQRVGTTAIAVDPAKIRGIVITNQPDVSSAIVPPDEETEQMAQHLLNFLKDEVAAGRLGPNLAPLQSGVGSVANAVFHGFLNSEFRDLEVYSEVLQDSVFQLLDAGKIKMASGCSFTLSPKTNEFVMENLDKYRDKLVLRPQEISNNPGLIRRLGLIAINTALEVDIYGHVNSTHVMGTQMMNGIGGSGDFARNARLTFFCTKSYAKNGKISSIVPMCSHVDHTEHDVDIIVTEQGLADLRGLSPRERAKRIIDNCSHPSYRPLLQAYYEEAVARGGHTPHIIEKALSFHARYVQTGSMLE
- a CDS encoding EamA family transporter, encoding MLFYLAIGLTIIANIAYHLFLKITPQNSNPVVALATTYLTAMTACILLFPFFSQEGGLMESLRKVNWTSIALGLSIVGLEMGFLIAYRAGGNISVAPVISNTAVALLIIPIGVLFFSEALTAKKVLGIALCLVGLYFINQADTPV
- a CDS encoding tripartite tricarboxylate transporter substrate binding protein, with product MMPSMPRKLAAIALLLAFLLMVGGCAKGTTQTGAGAPGDYPTKPVSLVIAFTAGGSSDVQARIVEKYWKKQFNQPIAFEYKVGAGGQVGFTEIARARPDGYTIGGINAPHFILQSLSPQATFKKDDFIHIAQVVNDPQMLIVNKASRVDDLDGFITEAKKREGKLTVGIVGTFTGHHMALLKMQDVLGITVTPVPFQGSADQNVALLGGHVDAIIGNLNDMMRSLDKLRPLAIAAEKRHDMVKEAPTFKELGYPFVSDIRRGFSVPAGTDPAIVKKLRDGFRNICKDPEYLKDMERIGQPAEYLSGEEFAAYCDQYDDDAKKLIEQYGLNRGS